The sequence CTCGAGCGCCAGGTTGGCGTTAGCCAGGGTTTGGGCTTCGATGCCCTGGACGGCGTCGACCACCAGGAGCACCCCCTCGCATGCGGCCAGGCTGCGGGAGACCTCGTAGGAGAAATCGACGTGCCCTGGTGTGTCGATGAGGTTGAGCTGGTAGGTGTTGCCGTCGGCCCCGACGTACGGGAGCCTGACCATCTGGGACTTGATTGTGATGCCCCGTTCCCGCTCCAGGTCCATCCGGTCGAGATACTGGTCGCGGCGGCCCCGCTCAGGCATCAACCCCGCGGCCTCGATGAGGCGGTCGGCAAGGGTTGATTTGCCGTGGTCGATGTGGGCGATGATGGAGAAATTTCGGATGGCCGTTTTCATGATCGGGCGTAGGATTCTCTCCCGTCCTCCTTGAGGGCCTCGATGGAGGGGATAGCCGTGGGGTCGATGCCCCGAAGCACCGCTGCGTAGTAGCTAACCCAGTCGCCCAGCAGGACCAGGGAGGTGAGGCGGGCCAGACGTGTCTGGCCCTCACCGGCGACCCGCTCAACGGAAATCCCTCGCTCATGGAGCCAGTCGGCCAGGTCCGCCCGTTGACGGGCGAGCGCGGGGCCGTCGTCTTCGTCCTCCAGAAGGACTACGAGGCGAGGGGGTCCTGGATGGGATGGGTCTACTTCGTAGCTGGCGACCTCGTTGTGGGTTAGCTCGGGCAACACTTCGGCGAAGGCAACCATCTTGCTATTTTCGTTGAGCTGGCACTTCCAGCGGCGGGCCACCCCTTCGGTGAGGCCCGCCGCCCCGTAAATTGATGGGAGCCCCTCGATAAGCCACCTGGCAAGGGCCAACGCCGGGTTGGCCTCCTCGTTTGCCTCAGGACGGTAACGGCCGTTTAGAGCCTCCCAGACTGCAACAGCCTCCTCCACGGCGTCGGCCTGCGAGTCGAGGAGGCCGAGCCCCTCGGCGAGGCCGACGAGGCTGAAGAAGAGGGGTCCCACGGCGGCCCTGGGAGGAAGGCCGTCTGGCACGATGACCGCTGAGACGTCAGAGGCCCCGGCTAGCTCGGCCAGGGTCCCGCCGGTGGTCACAACCCACCGCCAAGCGCCCCGCGCCGAGGCTTCTCTGAAGGCCGAAAGCGTCTCGGCGGTTTCGCCCGAGTAGCTTACAGCCACCACCCCGCTTCCGGAGCCGACGAAGGCCGGCAGGCTGAAGTCCCGGTGGGTGATGATGGGAACGGGGCATCTTCCCATGCTCAAGTCGAGCAGGAGGTCACCCCCTATGGCACTGCCTCCCATTCCGGCCACGACCAGGTGGGAGAGGGCCGGGGCGGGCCGCATTTCGACTAGCCCTCGGCCGGCCTCGTAGGCTGTTCGGGCCAGGGAAGGAGCACGGAGGAGGTGCTGGGCCATCCCGGCGAGGTCCACGGCGTTACAGCGCTCTTTTAAGGCTTGGCCCAACACAGGATACCTCTCATCAAAAAAACCCCTTTACATGGGGCTGTAAAGGGGCGGGCGCCCACAAATGTGTGGCCCGACCTCAGCGGGCCTCCTTGATGTAGCGCAGAAACTGTGAGTCCGGCGGCAAGATGACGGTCGTATTGCTCTTGAGCGACTGCTTGTAGGCTTCGAGGGTGCGGATGAATGCGTAGAACTCCTGGTCACGCTCGAAGGCTTCGGCGTAAATGGTGACCGCGCTGGCGTCGCCATTGCCTCGTAAGATCTGCTCTTGCTGGTAGGCGTCGGCCAGGAGGATTGTCCTGAGCTTGTCGGTTTTGGAGCGAATTTTCAGGGCTTCCTCTTTGCCCTCGGAGCGGTATTGGCGAGCAATCCGCTGCCGCTCAGCGCGCATCCGGCCGAAGACGGCCTTTTCGTTCTCCGGTGGCAGGTCCGCCCGCTTGACCCGAACGTCGATGATCTCGATGCCGTACTCCTTTGCCTTCTCATTGCTACTTGCGGTCACCTTGCTGAAAATCTCTTTCCGCTTGGAGGCCACAATTTCGATGAGGCTGTGGAGGCCGAGCTCGAGCCGGAGCTCCGAGTAGATGATGTCGTCGAGGCGGGCCTGGGCGCCGTTTTCATTCTGCACCGTCTGCAGCATGAGGAGGGGGTCTTTTATGCGCCACCGGGAGTAGTTGTCCACCACGAGAGCCTTCTTGTCTTTCGTGACGACCTCTGTGGGGGCTGAGTCGTAGTCCAGCAGTCGGTTGTCGAAGAAGATCACCTGCTGGAAGAAGGGGAGCTTGAAGTGAAGACCGGGGTTCTTCACAACCCTGACGGGCTTACCGAGCTGAGTGACCACCGCCTGCTGAATTTCCGATACGGTGAAGAGAGAGGAAAACAGCACGAAGGCCGCGCCGAGCAGCGCTACCATTATGACGGCCATCCTCATGCCACCCAGCCTCATGCCGCCGAATCGACTCGGTTGTTCTTCCTCGGGATCGAGCTCCATCTCCATCGGTTTACTTCTCCTTACCTTGGGATCAGCGACCCCTTGCCCAGGGGTAGGATGGGCAGGACAGAGCTGCCGCTGTCTCCCCCTAAGATGAACTTATCCATCTCTGGCAGTATCTCCTCCATCGTCTCGAGATACAGGCGGGTTCGGGTGATGTCCTTGGCCTTTTCGTATTCGGCCAAGACGGATTTGAATCGGTCGGCATCGCCCTTGGCCTTGAGAATTTTCTCCTCCATGTAGGCCTCGGCGTTGTTGACGATTTGCGCCGCGC comes from Nitrospinota bacterium and encodes:
- a CDS encoding bifunctional phosphoglucose/phosphomannose isomerase; this translates as MLGQALKERCNAVDLAGMAQHLLRAPSLARTAYEAGRGLVEMRPAPALSHLVVAGMGGSAIGGDLLLDLSMGRCPVPIITHRDFSLPAFVGSGSGVVAVSYSGETAETLSAFREASARGAWRWVVTTGGTLAELAGASDVSAVIVPDGLPPRAAVGPLFFSLVGLAEGLGLLDSQADAVEEAVAVWEALNGRYRPEANEEANPALALARWLIEGLPSIYGAAGLTEGVARRWKCQLNENSKMVAFAEVLPELTHNEVASYEVDPSHPGPPRLVVLLEDEDDGPALARQRADLADWLHERGISVERVAGEGQTRLARLTSLVLLGDWVSYYAAVLRGIDPTAIPSIEALKEDGRESYARS
- the hflC gene encoding protease modulator HflC, with amino-acid sequence MRMAVIMVALLGAAFVLFSSLFTVSEIQQAVVTQLGKPVRVVKNPGLHFKLPFFQQVIFFDNRLLDYDSAPTEVVTKDKKALVVDNYSRWRIKDPLLMLQTVQNENGAQARLDDIIYSELRLELGLHSLIEIVASKRKEIFSKVTASSNEKAKEYGIEIIDVRVKRADLPPENEKAVFGRMRAERQRIARQYRSEGKEEALKIRSKTDKLRTILLADAYQQEQILRGNGDASAVTIYAEAFERDQEFYAFIRTLEAYKQSLKSNTTVILPPDSQFLRYIKEAR